One part of the Sporocytophaga myxococcoides DSM 11118 genome encodes these proteins:
- a CDS encoding sugar-binding protein — MKIYTKHLSFLILTLMFGHLLYAQPESNTEVYKAPKAATAPVIDGNGNDAVWNDAAWVPISNVYIGNPVTADDFSGRYKIVWTSDRLYILAEITDDILRDVNSPALTNFWDDDCLELFLDENRSKGNHQFNYNAFAYHMAINNLDVADYGTDQQPHLYNDHITSAKTQSGTKYTWEVSVKVFGDNFVYGQNNTPLTLNEGKIMGFNLAYCDNDKAQTRENFIGSRYLDKSIANNGYITADVFAELQLVAGSIPTGIDASNTQEAFMIYPNPAEEGIIYLNQTSNIEIYNALGNLVSSAKAVSSVDISSYSKGSYLVKTDKGEVLRFVKK; from the coding sequence ATGAAGATTTATACAAAACATCTTTCATTTTTAATTTTAACCCTAATGTTTGGGCATTTGCTATATGCTCAGCCAGAATCCAATACTGAAGTTTACAAAGCTCCTAAAGCTGCCACTGCTCCGGTTATTGATGGAAATGGTAACGACGCTGTATGGAATGATGCTGCCTGGGTTCCAATTAGCAATGTCTATATTGGCAATCCTGTGACTGCGGATGATTTTAGTGGCAGATACAAAATCGTGTGGACTAGTGACAGGTTATATATCCTTGCAGAAATCACAGACGATATTTTAAGAGATGTGAATTCTCCTGCCCTAACTAATTTTTGGGATGATGATTGTCTTGAGCTGTTCCTTGATGAAAATAGATCTAAAGGGAACCATCAGTTTAATTATAATGCCTTTGCGTACCATATGGCAATCAATAATCTTGATGTAGCTGACTATGGCACAGATCAACAGCCTCATTTATATAATGATCACATCACTTCTGCAAAGACTCAGTCCGGAACAAAATACACCTGGGAAGTTTCAGTAAAGGTATTCGGTGATAATTTTGTTTATGGTCAAAACAATACTCCTTTAACTTTGAATGAGGGTAAGATTATGGGCTTTAACCTGGCTTACTGTGATAATGACAAAGCTCAGACAAGAGAAAATTTTATAGGTTCGCGCTACCTTGATAAATCTATTGCAAATAATGGATATATCACTGCAGATGTTTTTGCCGAATTGCAATTGGTTGCTGGTTCTATCCCAACAGGCATAGATGCATCAAATACTCAGGAAGCTTTTATGATTTATCCTAATCCTGCAGAAGAAGGTATAATATATTTAAATCAAACATCTAACATAGAGATATATAATGCTCTGGGAAATCTTGTTTCTTCTGCAAAGGCTGTTTCATCTGTAGATATATCTTCTTATTCTAAAGGATCTTATCTTGTGAAAACAGATAAAGGGGAAGTTTTAAGATTTGTGAAGAAGTAA